The DNA window ACAGTGTTAGAGCGCCGCTTCCAGTCGTTCGACGTAGGCATCGATATCGCCGACCGCCGACTCGGCTGCGTGCACGCTCAAGGAGATCGTGTCACCAACGCCACACACGGCGTGCGTCAAACCCATCATCGGCGACAGACCTGGAAATGCGCATGCCACAGTCACGGGTGCACCACCGAAATGGAAGTCCTTCGCGCCGCAATTCACGCTGGAAACAATGGCGTTGCCCGTGACCTTCGAAACCCTCGCATCCGGATCGAATCGATCCATCCCCCACCGCAACAACGGTGCCGGCGTCGCAGCGAACGCCAGATCCGCCATGCGAATCGCAGGATGCGCCGCCCGACGGCGCCGCGCGTCAAGGTCGCCGGCGATTCGCCCTAGACGTTCCGCCTCGGCGAGCTCCGGGTGAAGACCGACACCGACATTCCCGAAGTGGTTGTACGCCAGGCGTGGCGGCGGCTTCGCCATCGGCACCTCTGCACCCAGGTACGACGGATCCTCGCCGAGGCTTCGCAGATGCTCAGCGAGCGCGACCGAAACCGCCGACAGCGCCGCGACCGTCACGGTGGGGCCAGACAAGTCCGAACGCCGCCGCTCCAAAGTCCGCAGGTGCCGCGGTCCCGCAGGGCGCGCATTGGTCCGCAGCGCCGGACGCAGATCGGCCGGCGGCGGAACCCGTCCTGCCTCGGTATCTTCGACCAGCCGGCGATGCGCCCGCGCGGCACGAAAGCCCACGATCGGCAGGTCGAAGGGCCGGGCGCGCGGGGCGTCGATCCCTGGTACGACGCCATCGCGCCGACCGAACATGATCGCTGCGGGCGCCGACGTACGCCCGCCGCCACCAAGTGCGTGCGAGATCTGCAGGACCACCACCGTGCCCGGGAGCACCGCGCCGGGTACGCCCTCGATGTCGGTGAACACATGCATCCGCCACGCCGCCACCCGCGCATCCAGCCGATCGGCGGTCAGAGCACTCGCCTCGTCGAGGCAGGCCTGGAAGGTGCGGTCCCCGGTGTCGTGCACCACGAACAGCGACCGGTCGACCTCGCGATGCACCCAAGCGGGATAAGTGAAACTTCCGCCATCCTCGATACGCACCGTCAGATCGGGGCAGCCCCGGGCCCGGTCGGCGATCTCCTCGAGCGCCGCATCCGGGTCAGCAGGGCCGCCGGAGAACCCATACAGCAGCACGGTGTCGTTGGGGATCTTCGCCGACATCCAGTACGTCTGCGCATCCACGGCAGACAGTCGGTGCTGGATGTCGCCGCCGGTGCGGCTCCGGCGGACCGTCATGCATCCAGGCTAGGCTCTCGCGCATGCTTCCGCCTCCAAGCAAGGGCGGCGCCGCCGTCACCTGTCGTTAGCGCACCGGCCCCACGAAGTCGGCGATTCGGTGGGCAACTACGTCGGGCTGCTCCAGCTGAAGGAAGTGCCCGGCATCTTCGACGATCGCGACCTCACTACCGTCCGGCAGCATCTTCTCGACCCAGTGCGCATAATCCGGTGTGGCACAGCCATCGTCGCGACCGTGCAGATACAGCGTGGGGATCCGCGGCGGGGCCATCCAGTGCTCGTGCAGCTCGGTGTATGGCGCAGGTGCCTTGGCACTGCGCGCTACGGTGCGGTAGTAGCCCAGTGCGGCGCGCCAGCGGTCGGGCGCGCCGATCGCCGCCTCGACATGACCCACGTCCTCGTCGGCTTGATATCCGGGTGACCATTTCCGCCACAGCCGGGGCACGATCCATTCGGTGGAACGTTCTGGCAGCCAAGGCAACTGGAAGTAGAGGATGTACCAGCTGCGCAGCAGCTGCGCCGGCAATGTCGCAACAAGGCGGCCGATATCGGGAACCCCACCAGGCGGGCGGAACGATGCGCTCGGCGGAACGGACATGATCACCGCCTTCGCGAACGGGCTGTCCGGCATCGCCGCCAGCCCAGCGCCCGCCATCGCACCCCAGTCGTGACCGATGATCACGTCACGGCCTGTGGGCCCCGCCGCATCGAGCACCCTCAGCGCGTCGTCCATCAGCGCACCGATGTGGAAGCTGCCGTCCGTGGGCAGCGACGACGGCGCATATCCTCGATTGAACGGCGCCACCACCCGCCAGCCCGCGTCGACGAGCAGCGGCGCGACCTTGCGCCACCCATGGGCGGTGTCGGGGAAACCATGCAGGCACAACGCGATCGGCGCATCTGCTGGCCCCCACGACAGAGCCCGGATCTGAACCGCCGGCGTTGCGACGTCGATCGTGTCGGGCTCGAGCATCAGACGGGTTCGAACTCCGAAATCAGCCAGCGGTCATCCACCTTCTCCATCGTCACGCGGACGCTGGACGCGGTGTCGGATGGGGGATCTTGGCCGACAACCACCGTTTGGTTGACGAATACCAGCACCACGGCGTGCTTGGGATCGGCCGAAACCGATGCCGCGGCAGGAATTGACGCGACGGCCGAGATCTGCTTCTGCTTCGCGCCCGGGATCACCACGTCGTTGATCAACGAGGTGTACGAGTCGCGGAACTCGCCGGTCAGCAGGTCGCGCGCGGAGTTGAGTTGCTCTTCGACGGTGTCCGGCTTGTACGACAACATCCTGATGGTGCTGTCCTTGGCTGCGGCAATCGAAGCCATTGCCGGAGAGGGGTTCTGCTCCGACGCAGCCGGCGGCAGTGCACCGTAGTCGCTTGCGACGTACTCCCACCGGGCGAAGCCCGCCGCCAATGCGAGCAGCAGCGCGAGCCCCGGCAGCACGCCGTAGGCGAGAACACGCGGCCAATCGGTCCTCCGCTTGGCGGGCTCGGGAGCCTCGGCGGATTCCGTTGAGTCCTCAGGGTATTCCGCTGCTTCGGCCCCGGGTGTCTCCGCCTCGGCTGTCTCCGCCTCGGCTGTCTCGACCTCGGCTGTCTCGACCTCGGTTGGCTCGGCGTCCGTCGACTCCGGGGTTTCGTTACCGCTGTCGGGCGCGCCTTTGGGTAAACGGTGTCGGTTGCTCATGGCACGAACTCCACGTTGGACACCTTTGCCTCGTCATCAACCTTTGTCACTGTCAGCCGCATTCGCCAGGCTCGCGGCTCCTGCTGGGGTGCACCGACATTCGAGGTATTCACGGTCACCGCGACGAGCACCTGCGCCTCTTCGCTGGATGCCGATTCCAATCCCGCGTCGGTAACCGAGCCCTCCGATTTCGACTGCGCCTGCTTCACGACCTCGATGAAGGGGGCGGCGCGATTCTGGAAATCGTCGTAAAACTGTCCCGTCGCCGAGTCGAGCACACGCTGCACGTCTGCCTCGGCATGCTCCCAGTTGATGGTCGTGAGATTGAGCGCGCCCTGCCTGCCGACTTGCAGGAACAGCTGGCGCTGCTTCTCGCCCTGGTAGGAGTCGTAGGCGCGGTAGCCCATCCACCCGGTGAGCCCGGCGAGCGCCACCACCGCAACCAGTCCGGCGATCAGCGCCAGCCGAACATGCGGCATCCGCGGCTTCGCGGGCGTCGCCGCATCATCTGCCGCGTTCTCGTCAACCGCCTCTGCCGCCGCGTCGTCGGTCTCGTCGACAGATTCATCGGCCTCGTCGACAGATGCGGTGCTGGCCTCCTGCGCGGCTGATTCGGGCTCGGCCGCGCCGGATTGCTCCTCAGCGTCCGCAGACTCGGTCAGTTCCCCGTCGGGGGCAGCAGCATCGTCTGCCATGTTTGCTCCTCTACCGCGCTTCGGGCCAGATTGGACTGCGTATAGGCGCGTCCGTCCGGTCCAACGTACGTGCCTGTCGCAGGATCATATTCGGCGGCCGCTATCGGCAGCGGCGCCGGACCCGTCGGAGGAGCGACTTCTGCAGGCGGCGTACCGGGTGGCAGCTGTGGAATCGGCTGCCCTGACAGGGTGGCGTTGGGGTCGCCCTTCCAGTTGTAGCCGTCGTTGAGTGGGACGTAGGTCTCGTCGCTCTCACACATCTTGACCGTGGGGGCGCGTTTGCCCGGCACGGTCACGCACGGCAGGTTGCGCGCACCGCGCACGTTGAACGGCGAATCCTGCGGGACGCGGCAATACACGTCGCCCGCCGGCCGGTCTGGATAGTCCTGCAGCGCCGGCACCCGCTGCTGCTGGGTCGGCAGGAACCCGGTCGTGCACGGTGGCGGCAGGTTCAGATTGAGATTCAGCGTCAGGTAGTCGCCCTTGTAGTCCTGCTTGGTGTTCGCCTTGGCGACACCGATCGCTTGCGTCGTCGCCGTGCCCTGTGGGAACAGCACCAGCAGCTGTTCAAGGCTCGGCTGATAGGCGACGGCGACTTCGCCGATGCTCGCCAAGTTGGCCAACACGATCGGCAGCGTGGGCTGCAACCTGTCGAAAAGGGCCCGCACCTCTTCGGTCGCGCCTGGCCCCTTCTCCAGGATGCCCGCCACCGCACCGTCCTGCGACTGCAGCTGATCGGTGACAGACGCCAGATTCGACGCCCACGCCTGGATCGCGCCACCGCTGTCGGTCTGGGAGTCGAGGATCGGCTTCGACTGATCGATAAGGGTAGTCAACGGGTCGAGATTCGCGCGGGCGTCGATGGCCAGCGAGGTCCCGCCGTCGACCAACCGGGACAGTTCAGGCCCGAGTCCACCGAACGCCGTGTACGCCTCGTCGACGGCGGTCCGCAGGTTGTCACGTGGAATCGCGGCGAGGCCGCGGTTGGTGGCGTCCAGCACCGTGTTCACGTCGATGGGAACCCGCGCGCGATCCTGCGGGATCACGTCGCCATCCTTGAGCTTCGGGCCCTCGCCGCTGCGCGGGATCAGCTGTACGTACAGCTCACCGACCGCGGACTGGCTGTGCACCTCCGCTTCCAGGTCGGCGGGGATCGGGACGTTGGAATCGAGCGAAAGGTCAGCTGCCACACCGTTGTCGGTGATGCTGACACTTTTCACAATGCCCACCTGGGTGCCGCGATAGGTGACGTTTCCCCGCGGATAAAGCCCACCGGCTTCTGGCAGCTCCAGCGTGACGCGATACTGCCCTACGCCCATGAGCGCGGGCAGGCGCATGTAGGAGATGACCATGATGCCCAGCGCCACCACGGCCAGCATGGAGAAGATCAGCAGCTGGATGACGATCTGTCGAGTCAGTCGCATGTCATGGCCCCTGATCCCAGCGATACGCCTCGAGCAACGGGTTACCGCCCGGTGGCGGCACGTTGTGGTTGCACGGGCTCGGCATCTGGCCGATGGTGCGGCCCCAGAACAACTCCATCCACGTCAGATTGCACTCGAACCGCGTCCCGGTGAAGAACCCTTGGTCGATACGGCTCAACGTCATATCGACGATCAACGACAGATTCGCGTAATCGCCCCGAATCCAGTTGGTCAGCGTCTCTTTCGGGAACGGGAACGTCGGCAGGAAGCTCAGCGCCCTGGTGAGCGCCGGACCCGCGTTGGCCAGCTGTTCAAGTGTCGGACCGAGGTCCTTGAGCTCTTGGACGAGGGCGTCTTTGGTCTGGTCGACCGAGTCAGCGGCCAGTGCACTGAACTTGCCCAGCTGCACGAGCGCCTCGGCGAGGTTGTTCCGCTGATCTTTCAGCACGGCAAGGGCATCGGGGATGGTGCGTAATGCCTTGTCCACCACCGGCTTCTGCTCGGCGAATTGGCCGACCAGGTTGTTGATACCTTCGTTGGCGGCGATGATGTCGCCCTTTTGGTCGTTCACGTAGCCGATGAAGATGTCGAGCTGCTCGATCAGGCTGCGCAGGTCGGATTCGCGACCGGCCCACGCGGTACTGAACGCCTCGGTGATGTCCTGAACGTGGCCGATACCACCACCGTTGAGTATGAGCGCGACGGCGGCAAGCGTCTGCTCGGTGCTCGGGTACTTACTCGCCGACTCCAGTGGGATCAGCGAACCTTCGTGCAATCTGCCCTCGGGCGCCGCTTCGGTCGGGGGCGCGAGTTCGATGTGCAGTGAACCCAGCAAGCTGGTCTGACCGAGCTTGGCCGTCGCGTTGGCGGGCAGCACGACGTTTTCATTGAGTTCCATGGTGACAAGTGCGTTCCAGCCCTGCCGCTCGATCTTGGTCACGTTGCCGACCGTGACATCTGCGACCCGGACCCGGGAATTCGGCTCGATGTTGTCGACGTCGGGCATCTGCGCCTGAATGGTGAATGCGCCGGGACCACGGCCCTCGACCCCAGGCAGCGGAACCGAGTTCAGCCCCTGCCAATCACCGCACCCCGACACCACCAGGCCCATCGCCAGCAGTCCCGCGCCTGCGCGCAATCGAATTCGTTGCCTACCCATCATCGTCCCGTCCCCTGCGGCACCATCAGGCCCTGCAGTCCGTCAGCGGGATTCGTGGCGACCACGGCCTCGGCAGGCAGCGGGGGCCCCGGGGGCGGCGGGGGCGCCGCACGATCGGGTGCGATGGGCGGCGGTGCGACCGGTGGCTGCGGCGGAATGTAATTGGGCCGCATCCACTCCTCGCTGTAAGTGATCTCGTTCGGCCTCGCCTGGGCGCCGATGAAGAGGTTCTGGCCGATCGGCGGGAAGTTGTATTGACGGTTCTTGATGATCGGCGCCAGGTACTGCACGCACAGCTTCGCCGACTGCTCGGCGTTCAGGCGCGACGCCGCCTGCACGGCACCGCAGAGGAAGCTGATCGGGTTGGCGAAGTTGTTCACCGCCAGGATGGCGCTGGCCCCGCCCTGCGCAGGCTGATAGACGTTGACGTAGTTCTGGAATGTGTTGGGCGCCACGTGCAGGAACTGTTTGACGTCATCGAGACTGTCGTTGAGCGCCTGCGTCACACCGGCCAGCTTGTCGGATGTGGTGCCCAGCGTTTCGCGGTTGTCCGCCACGAAGGTCTGCACCTCACCGACCACCGCATTGAAGTCCCGCACGGCGTTGGCGACCTCATCGGGACTGTCGGCGAGCAGCCCGGTGACCGATGCCAGATTCTGGTTGAGCTGACGCATCAACGTCGTGCTGTCTTGCAGCGCCGACACGAGGATCGACAGGTTCTTGATGGTCGAGAAGATGTCGGTGCTCTTGTCGCCGAGGGCAGAAAAGGCTTGCGACAGCTTGATGACGGTGTCACGGATGTTGGCACCCTGGCCGCGCAGATTGTCCGCCGCGGTGTTGATGACCGAACCCAGCGGACTCGCCCCTCCGGGCTCCGTCGGCTGCAACTCCTTGGCAAGCCTTTCGAGCTGCTGACGCAGGGTGTCCCATTCGACCGGTACCACGGTGCGCTCACGCGGGATCACCGCGTCATCGGCCATCGTGGGACCGCCGGTGTACACCGGCGTCAGCTGGATGGCGCGGGAGGTCACCAGCGTCGGCGACAGGACCGCGGCGGCGGCGTCGGCAGGCACCTGGTACTTGCTGTCGTACCAGAACGAGATCTTGACGCGATCGGGCTGGGGCTCGATCTTGTTGATCCTCCCGACGTTCACACCCAGAATCCGGACGTCGTCACCCACATAGATGCCGTTGCTGTTCTCGAAGTACGCGACGACGTTGGTGCGGTTGATGGTGTCGCTGGTCCGGAACAGCACCACCACGCCTGCGACAAGCAGTACGACGAGGCCGGCGGCGACCCAACTCTTGCGAACGCGATTCATCGTCCCGCCTCCCCGGACACTGGCGGCGCCTCACCGGGCGCGGGAACCATCACCGGGCTCGGCGTCGGGACGGGGATGGACCCCAGACCCGGCGGTGCCACCGCGGGCGGCCCAGGCGGAGGTCCGCCCGGCGGCGGCGCGGGAAGTGGTGGGCGATAGGGGTAGCAGCCGGTAGGGCCGGGCAGCGGCAGGCCAGGCGGACCGCACCCTTGATCACCGAGATTGCCGGTAATGGCGTCGGGCAGATGAAGATTCGGATCGCCACCCTGGCCCGTGCGCGGATACGGCACCGGCATCGCGGGCACAGCCGGTGTGCCGACCGGTGCGTCGGTGCGCTCCGATGGCAGCAGGACGTTGGGATCGAGCCCGAGGTCGGAGAACGCCACGTCGATGAACGGCTGCAGGAACTGACCCGGCAGCAGATTGGCGATGTAGTTCTTGAAGAACGGCCCCGACGAAACGGACTCCCCCAGCGACATCGCGTAGGAGCTCAGCAGTTTCAGCCCCTTCTGCAGCCGCTCCTTGCGGTTGTCGAGAATGGTCAGCACGCCGTTGAGCTTCTCGATCGCGGGCCTCATCGTGTCGCGGTTCTCGCCGATGAAACCCTGTAGCTGCTGGCTCAGCGCCGAGATGCTGCCCGAAATCTGATCGACTGCGGCGCTTTGGTTTTCCAGCTCGGCCAGCAGCGCATTGGTGTCAGCGACAAGGCTGACGACCTGGTCGCTGCGCTCGGCCAGCACGGCTGTCGACTTGTTGGCGTTGGTGAGCAGTTCGCGCAACTCCGCGTCACGCTCGTTGAGAGTCTCCGAGAATCGGGCGACGCCCTCGACAGCTACCCGGAGTTCGGGTGGGGTCTCGGAGAACGTATCCGCCACCACCCGCAACGAATCGGAAAGCTGGGTGGTGTTCAGGCCGCTGATCGTGGTCGCCAGTTCGCCGAGTGCGTCGGGCAACTGATACGGCGACGTTGTGCGCTCGCGCGGGATCGTGCCCTCCTGGCGGCCGTCGCCGCGTGACATGACCTCGAGGATCTTCGTGCCCAACAAGCCCTTGGTCTTGATCGCCGCCTCGGTCCGATCCCCGATGGCGATGTCGTCGTCGATGGTGAACTTGACCAGCACCTGCGGCCCGTCCAGTTCGATCGACTCGACCTTGCCGACTTGGAACCCCGAAACCTGCACGCCCGCACCGGTTGTCAGTCCGCCGGCTTCGGCGAAATGGGCCGAGTACTCCTTTGTCTGGTTGATAAACGGAATCTTGTCGTATTCCAGCGCGACCAGCACGATCACCGCGGTCAGGCCGAGGCCGATAGCGCCAAGGACGAGCGGGCTGCGCTCTGAGAACGGCTTCATCGCGGCGCACACCTCCCCGTCGGCTGTCCAGCGATCTTCACGTACACCGGCTGACCACCCTTACCGTTGAGCTTGAGGATGATGTCGCACAGGTAGAACGAGAAGAAGTCGCCGTAGATACCTTGTCGGCTCAACGCCTGATAGGCATCGGGAAGCGTGTTGAGCAGGTTGTCGAAGTAGTCGGCGTCGGCCACCACGATCCCCGCCGCCCGGTCGGTCTCCTGGATCGTCTTGGCGAACGGCGGCCTCGCCTGCGCCAATAGATCCGCGACACTGCCCGCCGCCGCGTTCGCATAGGCGACCCCGTTGGCGATGTCGGTCCTGCGCGCCGCAAGTCCCTTCACCAGTTCCGACAGTGAGTCGACCGCCTTTGAGAACTGTTCGCTCTGGCCGCCAAGGGAACCGAGCACGGTGTTCAGGTTGACGATGACCTCCCCGATCAATTGATCGCGGTCGGCCAGTGTGTTGGTCAGCGCCGCGGTCTGCGTCAGAAATGAGCCGATGGTCGCGCCCTGTCCCTCGAAGGCGGCAATCAGCTGTCCGGACAACGCATTGACCTGATCGGGATCCAGGGCGGAGAACAGCGGCCGGAACCCGCCGATCAGTGCGTCGAGGTCCAGCGCGGGCGAGGTCCGGGCCAGCGGAATCGTGCCACCCGGGTTGACCTTCGTGGTGCCCCCGGCGCCCTCGACCAACGAGAGGTAGCGGCCGCCGATCAGATCGTCGTAGCGAATCACCGCCCGATTGCCGTCGGTGAGCACGACCGAGTTGTCGGCGGTGAACTCGACAAGTGCGGTCGTATCCGGCTGGATCGAGATGTTCTCGACCTGCCCGACCTCCACGCCCGCGATGCGGACGAAGTCGCCAGTCTCCA is part of the Mycolicibacterium tusciae JS617 genome and encodes:
- a CDS encoding virulence factor Mce family protein, which encodes MTASWKSAAVRLGIFLAVCLVGVFALYAVFGQLRFGEKSNTYKAEFVNVTGLETGDFVRIAGVEVGQVENISIQPDTTALVEFTADNSVVLTDGNRAVIRYDDLIGGRYLSLVEGAGGTTKVNPGGTIPLARTSPALDLDALIGGFRPLFSALDPDQVNALSGQLIAAFEGQGATIGSFLTQTAALTNTLADRDQLIGEVIVNLNTVLGSLGGQSEQFSKAVDSLSELVKGLAARRTDIANGVAYANAAAGSVADLLAQARPPFAKTIQETDRAAGIVVADADYFDNLLNTLPDAYQALSRQGIYGDFFSFYLCDIILKLNGKGGQPVYVKIAGQPTGRCAPR
- a CDS encoding alpha/beta fold hydrolase; this encodes MLEPDTIDVATPAVQIRALSWGPADAPIALCLHGFPDTAHGWRKVAPLLVDAGWRVVAPFNRGYAPSSLPTDGSFHIGALMDDALRVLDAAGPTGRDVIIGHDWGAMAGAGLAAMPDSPFAKAVIMSVPPSASFRPPGGVPDIGRLVATLPAQLLRSWYILYFQLPWLPERSTEWIVPRLWRKWSPGYQADEDVGHVEAAIGAPDRWRAALGYYRTVARSAKAPAPYTELHEHWMAPPRIPTLYLHGRDDGCATPDYAHWVEKMLPDGSEVAIVEDAGHFLQLEQPDVVAHRIADFVGPVR
- a CDS encoding virulence factor Mce family protein; the encoded protein is MMGRQRIRLRAGAGLLAMGLVVSGCGDWQGLNSVPLPGVEGRGPGAFTIQAQMPDVDNIEPNSRVRVADVTVGNVTKIERQGWNALVTMELNENVVLPANATAKLGQTSLLGSLHIELAPPTEAAPEGRLHEGSLIPLESASKYPSTEQTLAAVALILNGGGIGHVQDITEAFSTAWAGRESDLRSLIEQLDIFIGYVNDQKGDIIAANEGINNLVGQFAEQKPVVDKALRTIPDALAVLKDQRNNLAEALVQLGKFSALAADSVDQTKDALVQELKDLGPTLEQLANAGPALTRALSFLPTFPFPKETLTNWIRGDYANLSLIVDMTLSRIDQGFFTGTRFECNLTWMELFWGRTIGQMPSPCNHNVPPPGGNPLLEAYRWDQGP
- a CDS encoding MCE family protein is translated as MRLTRQIVIQLLIFSMLAVVALGIMVISYMRLPALMGVGQYRVTLELPEAGGLYPRGNVTYRGTQVGIVKSVSITDNGVAADLSLDSNVPIPADLEAEVHSQSAVGELYVQLIPRSGEGPKLKDGDVIPQDRARVPIDVNTVLDATNRGLAAIPRDNLRTAVDEAYTAFGGLGPELSRLVDGGTSLAIDARANLDPLTTLIDQSKPILDSQTDSGGAIQAWASNLASVTDQLQSQDGAVAGILEKGPGATEEVRALFDRLQPTLPIVLANLASIGEVAVAYQPSLEQLLVLFPQGTATTQAIGVAKANTKQDYKGDYLTLNLNLNLPPPCTTGFLPTQQQRVPALQDYPDRPAGDVYCRVPQDSPFNVRGARNLPCVTVPGKRAPTVKMCESDETYVPLNDGYNWKGDPNATLSGQPIPQLPPGTPPAEVAPPTGPAPLPIAAAEYDPATGTYVGPDGRAYTQSNLARSAVEEQTWQTMLLPPTGN
- a CDS encoding MCE family protein produces the protein MKPFSERSPLVLGAIGLGLTAVIVLVALEYDKIPFINQTKEYSAHFAEAGGLTTGAGVQVSGFQVGKVESIELDGPQVLVKFTIDDDIAIGDRTEAAIKTKGLLGTKILEVMSRGDGRQEGTIPRERTTSPYQLPDALGELATTISGLNTTQLSDSLRVVADTFSETPPELRVAVEGVARFSETLNERDAELRELLTNANKSTAVLAERSDQVVSLVADTNALLAELENQSAAVDQISGSISALSQQLQGFIGENRDTMRPAIEKLNGVLTILDNRKERLQKGLKLLSSYAMSLGESVSSGPFFKNYIANLLPGQFLQPFIDVAFSDLGLDPNVLLPSERTDAPVGTPAVPAMPVPYPRTGQGGDPNLHLPDAITGNLGDQGCGPPGLPLPGPTGCYPYRPPLPAPPPGGPPPGPPAVAPPGLGSIPVPTPSPVMVPAPGEAPPVSGEAGR
- a CDS encoding WS/DGAT domain-containing protein, translated to MTVRRSRTGGDIQHRLSAVDAQTYWMSAKIPNDTVLLYGFSGGPADPDAALEEIADRARGCPDLTVRIEDGGSFTYPAWVHREVDRSLFVVHDTGDRTFQACLDEASALTADRLDARVAAWRMHVFTDIEGVPGAVLPGTVVVLQISHALGGGGRTSAPAAIMFGRRDGVVPGIDAPRARPFDLPIVGFRAARAHRRLVEDTEAGRVPPPADLRPALRTNARPAGPRHLRTLERRRSDLSGPTVTVAALSAVSVALAEHLRSLGEDPSYLGAEVPMAKPPPRLAYNHFGNVGVGLHPELAEAERLGRIAGDLDARRRRAAHPAIRMADLAFAATPAPLLRWGMDRFDPDARVSKVTGNAIVSSVNCGAKDFHFGGAPVTVACAFPGLSPMMGLTHAVCGVGDTISLSVHAAESAVGDIDAYVERLEAAL
- a CDS encoding virulence factor Mce family protein; the encoded protein is MNRVRKSWVAAGLVVLLVAGVVVLFRTSDTINRTNVVAYFENSNGIYVGDDVRILGVNVGRINKIEPQPDRVKISFWYDSKYQVPADAAAAVLSPTLVTSRAIQLTPVYTGGPTMADDAVIPRERTVVPVEWDTLRQQLERLAKELQPTEPGGASPLGSVINTAADNLRGQGANIRDTVIKLSQAFSALGDKSTDIFSTIKNLSILVSALQDSTTLMRQLNQNLASVTGLLADSPDEVANAVRDFNAVVGEVQTFVADNRETLGTTSDKLAGVTQALNDSLDDVKQFLHVAPNTFQNYVNVYQPAQGGASAILAVNNFANPISFLCGAVQAASRLNAEQSAKLCVQYLAPIIKNRQYNFPPIGQNLFIGAQARPNEITYSEEWMRPNYIPPQPPVAPPPIAPDRAAPPPPPGPPLPAEAVVATNPADGLQGLMVPQGTGR